The Ascochyta rabiei chromosome 10, complete sequence genome has a window encoding:
- a CDS encoding Cutinase, whose translation MYIQFSIFITALAGLTTAGPVEVRQLGLGGTESTSKEFSQGGCKDILFAWARGSTEIGNMGTVVGPPTSNGLKKEFGANAVATEGINYAATVGTNVIPGGTDTASKKLMQDTLKSMAQKCPDSIIVAGGYSQGAAVNHRAIEELDASVQDQIAGVVLYGDTQKQQDRNQIPNFPADKVKIICQPGDAVCQGALVVLPAHLTYGSRADEGADFLIQQVKGAQAKIKARNAKREAEERITALAGKINKVAVALVA comes from the exons ATGTACATCCAATTTTCAATCTTCATCACCGCTCTTGCCGGCCTCACCACTGCCGGTCCTGTCGAAGTCCGCCAGCTCGGCCTTGGTGGTACCGAAAGTACCTCCAAGGAGTTCTCTCAAGGTGGATGTAAAGACATTTTGTTCGCCTGGGCCCGCGGATCCACTGAGATTGGCAACATG GGCACTGTTGTCGGCCCCCCAACCTCAAATGGACTGAAAAAAGAGTTCGGCGCCAACGCTGTAGCAACCGAAGGCATCAACTATGCTGCCACAGTTGGCACAAACGTAATCCCTGGAGGCACCGACACAGCCTCCAAGAAGCTTATGCAAGACACGCTTAAATCCATGGCGCAGAAGTGTCCAGACTCGATCATCGTAGCTGGTGGCTATTCTCAGGGTGCTGCCGTCAACCACCGCGCTATCGAGGAGCTCGACGCTAGTGTTCAGGACCAAATCGCTGGAGTTGTCCTCTACGGCGACACACAGAAGCAACAGGACAGGAATCAGATTCCCAACTTCCCTGCTGATAAGGTCAAGATCATTTGCCAGCCTGGCGATGCTGTCTGCCAAGGTGCTCTGGTCGTTCTCCCAGCTCACCTGACGTACGGTTCGCGCGCTGATGAGGGTGCTGACTTCTTAATCCAGCAAGTCAAAGGTGCGCAGGCGAAGATCAAGGCCAGAAACGCGAAACGCGAAGCCGAGGAGAGGATTACCGCCTTGGCTGGTAAAATCAATAAGGTCGCTGTCGCTCTCGTAGCTTAG
- a CDS encoding t-SNARE VTI1, producing the protein MSNIVDAEAGTERFGGYEAELKLVQADLSQQIEQIKETTGEPRKAAISRAERALEEADELIGQMRLEKSNIPVSLKGKYNAKFRNFESDLDATKRRLQQYTNDKAKLFGARYTDDPEAGDAQLEQRQQLLSGTDRLNRSSGRLRESQRIALETEQIGAGTLSDLHRQRETIEHTRERLLESESYTDRSIKTLRGMARRMATNRIITIAIITVLVLLIIAVIWSKFR; encoded by the exons ATGTCCAACATCGTCGACGCTGAAGCCGGCACCGAGCGCTTCGGTGGCTATGAGGCAGAGCTGAAGCTGGTGCAGGCGGACCTGTCGCAGCAAATCGAACAAATCAAGGAGACCACGGGCGAACCGCGCAAAGCCGCCATCAGCAGGGCGGAGAGAGCGCTGGAGGAGGCCGACGAGCTG ATTGGCCAGATGCGCCTCGAGAAGAGCAACATCCCCGTCAGCCTCAAGGGCAAATACAACGCAAAGTTCCGCAACTTCGAGTCGGACCTCGACGCCACCAAGCGCCGGCTGCAGCAGTACACAAACGACAAGGCCAAGCTGTTCGGCGCGCGCTACACGGACGACCCGGAGGCCGGCGACGCCCAGCTCGAGCAGCGCCAGCAGCTGCTCAGCGGGACTGACCGCCTGAACCGCTCCTCGGGCCGCCTACGAGAGTCGCAGCGCATCGCCCTCGAGACGGAGCAGATTGGCGCCGGCACCCTGAGCGACCTGCATCGCCAGCGCGAGACCATCGAGCACACCCGCGAGCGCCTGCTCGAGTCGGAGAGCTACACGGACCGCAGCATCAAGACCCTGCGCGGCATGGCGAGACG CATGGCCACGAACCGCATCATCACCATTGCCATCATCACCGTGCTAGTCCTACTCATCATCGCCGTCATCTGGAGCAAGTTCCGCTGA
- a CDS encoding Glutathione transferase — MSSDQSLKPITIYGKHGPNPPKVRMLCDELNIPYTLIDTPFPDLKKPDFLAVNPNGRMPAIHDPNTDLTLWESGAILEYLVEKYDTEHAVSFAPGSNDAQLARQWLFFQVSGQGPYYGQAVWFTKYHPEQLASAQDRYYREIERVTSVLDGHLAKQDKGSDGPWLVGGKFSYADLAFVPWQYFIDLGLKGKLDLSPYKEVAGWLERLVARKAIKKAIDEFPSVTANTKES; from the coding sequence ATGTCTTCTGACCAGTCCCTCAAGCCCATCACCATCTACGGCAAGCATGGTCCCAACCCGCCCAAAGTGCGCATGCTGTGCGATGAACTCAACATCCCGTACACGCTCATCGACACGCCATTCCCGGACCTCAAGAAGCCCGATTTCCTAGCCGTCAACCCCAACGGCCGCATGCCCGCCATCCACGACCCCAACACGGACCTCACGCTGTGGGAATCAGGCGCCATCCTCGAGTACCTAGTGGAGAAGTACGATACCGAGCACGCGGTGAGCTTCGCCCCGGGGTCCAACGACGCCCAGCTGGCCCGCCAGTGGCTCTTCTTCCAGGTCTCGGGCCAAGGACCCTACTACGGCCAGGCCGTGTGGTTTACAAAGTACCACCCGGAGCAGCTCGCGTCGGCGCAGGACCGGTACTACCGCGAGATTGAGCGCGTGACGTCGGTGCTGGACGGGCATCTTGCCAAGCAGGATAAAGGGAGCGATGGTCCGTGGCTGGTCGGTGGCAAGTTCTCGTACGCCGATTTGGCGTTTGTGCCGTGGCAGTATTTCATCGATCTTGGGCTGAAGGGCAAGCTTGATCTCAGCCCGTACAAGGAGGTGGCAGGGTGGTTGGAGAGGCTGGTGGCGAGGAAGGCGATTAAGAAGGCGATTGACGAGTTTCCTTCTGTGACCGCGAACACCAAAGAGTCTTGA